A segment of the Lolium perenne isolate Kyuss_39 chromosome 3, Kyuss_2.0, whole genome shotgun sequence genome:
ctttgagttcgtcctgtAATAGTTTACAAgtcaatattcctaatacaactctatatttCCAAACTATTTCATAACTGGGCTTCCggacttcataaacttcgggtcgtgggccttccataaaccccaggtaccatctttggcaggctctATTGGGGATGCCTATTTCACCCAGGACctccgccgccagctccggccacCGCGCCCCATGCTAGCACGCCGCTACCGCTCGACGATGCCAGCCTACGCTAATTAACCACCACCAAGCGAAGGGAGATAAAATCCCAGCTAACACCGACTAGGCTCCGGCGCTTCGACCGTCAGCCCGCCATGCCGACTacgaggggaggggagggagggGCGGGAGGGCAGGCCCGACGGCAAGGGTTTCCCCACTCGGGAGGGACGAGGGATGGCTTGACCTAACTCACCAGGAGTTCAGGGAGTCGATTCCTTGCGTCTCGCCGCGTGTGTATGTGGTTTTCTTGACCGTTGATTAGGACCTCGATCGTCCAGCCTTGACCGGTAGTATATACAGGGATGGATGCATCATCCCATCGTCACGGCCACGTTGCCCAATCACTCCTACAGAGTGAGCTCAACCAGCTCCATGTGACGGCGTACGTACCCATCTACTCCCGTATATACAAAGATGAGCCTACTGCCTACGTATACGCGTTTGGGCAACCACTACACGTCGCCCTCGATCGTACTCGGACTCCGGGCCGCACATATGTCTGAGCGTATCTCTACTAGCTTTGATCGATCTCACAGATTTTATCTTACATGTGCAGCTAGCATAGTCATATCATTTTCAATTCCAAGCTCACTTCTCTTGGGCTGTACACCTTGGCTTGGATCGATCGGCTGCAAAGGGCAAGGAAAGGGTTAGTTAGGCTTGGCAGGTACGTACTACCGTACTACCAAAAGCTCAACAGTGGACTTTCCAGcggcgcgagcgtccgtttgtgtccgccgtgaccgaaaatgcaTCGTACACCACCTCCAGCgacgcgacgcaaagtgaccgggccgtccacggagacgcaaacctggcctaaatatgcgccaggtttgcgtctccgtggacgcTCGGCGGTTGGAAAatgtccgctcggtcctcgcacgggcccgcctggcagcggcacaactgcttcgtcttctgCGGCATTACTTCAGGGCGGCGCGTTGCATCCTTTGCAGGGCCGTGTTAATGGTGTGCCTCGGTTTCCGCGAGCCtgcgcagcgtcgatgcgtcttctccgccagtactggcatcgaggcgtcgcttcggcagtctgcggccgcgttaatggcgaagCCTCGCGTGCCGCgcgtagtaatggcgatgcccCGCGTGGCGCGGCTGTCGCCCtgtctccgacctatataaacaggggcgcgagcatctcatctcctccccactaaaccctagccacCGCTTCCGCTCAGCCCTAGCAGATCCgccatgagcagcgccggacgcggccaggctgccgcgcctccacctccaccttcacctcccactccacctcctccggcctcgaGCTCCAACGACGAGTTCGACTCTGAAGACAGCACCGACCTCCTCCACCTGGTCAGGGACGCCGCggccctggctgaagcggagaaggaagcacaggaggagctggcgggccacgctgcgttggacgccgagctggaacagcgcaggctggcggccgccgctgcagcagagcactgcgactcagagatatcttggtcctccgatgaccctgatgcgccgacgcctgaggagaaggcggcggagcagagggccatcgtcgagtctttcgagacgtTCAACGACGCCtccgccaacgcgaggctggagcaggCACTGAGCCAGGACGCGGCGGCAcaccgagccatagcggccgcgcgggaggcggcggagaagtaaacgacggagcgacgcaacgacggtgccggcccgtcaggaagcaactagtctaggcctatagatctactttgtatagtttttatgcatttttatgtactactttcaatgtttttaactatgttgcaattcaaaaaatgggtcgccccggtgggagcacaccagacgcaaacggacgcgcggacaaaatatgtccgcggggcgacgcaaacggacgctcgcgaccacttttgggcgtccgaaatgcgtcgcgccgctggagatgcccttagagcatccccactcgtctcccgGACGAGGCCCTCgatcgacgttttttccatccggacggcgtaattcggccaagtcgcgtccccggttcctcgatttcgtccggatttggccctaaaTCCATCCGAcgagcccacgccaaccccggtcccccgaggtgcgctcggggactccggacgaaagaattTGGCGCGAAAGAGTCTTGTGGACCCTCATAGTCGGCGACTGGACCGCCAAATCCTGTcaatttccctccaatttgcttgcatatccccattctctcccgccgaatcTGTGTAGCCGTCTCCAttcccttcctcctcctctttctcgtccaccaccatgccgccgaagCCAAGGAAGTCGCGGCCGAAGAAGGAGCGGCCATCGGGTGTGTCCAACGCCGAGTGGGCGACGAACGAGCTCCGGCGACAGGTCAaaacaagcggcagggcggagagggagaagagaCTCAACGCGAAGAGGGTGTCGTTGGTGGCggaggacgaacaagcgaggaaggtctccatggccatgagcatgggccatcctcgcggcggcggcgccgccatgTTCCCCGGCCACTGGCCGATCCAAGGTACAAGCACTTCCCCGTCGGCTTTCTCCCCGTCCTCGCCTGCCATGTTCCAAGAGGCGACCTACGGCCAACCGTCCAGGTTCACGCCGTCGCTGcccgatctcgccggcggcaaCCTGAACGAGGGCTTctcgccggccctgcgacgagggccACTCCCGTTCGGTGCGACGGCGGCGCCGAACGACGAGGTGATGAACGAGATGATCGACTCCGGCTCGGCGGCCGCCGccgcgagcccggggttcttcacgcaagaggaggcgagAGCGACGGCAGCTGTCGCGGAGCGCAACCGGTGGGTggaggatgttgccgacggaagccaggccgtcgaagaagaagaagaggaagaaccaacccaagtcGAGATCGCCGACGACAACCCGCCGCcgaagggaaagaagaagaggaagaaggacacgCCGCCGGCCGAACCGCGCATCAAATGGACGCCGagggaagaggagtgcctcgcggaagcttggatgaccgtgtccatgGACGGCATAACCGGGGCGAATCAGACCTCCGACACGTATTGGATTCGAGTGAAGGCGGCATTCGACGAGCGCAagctcgtcgatccctacttcaacaagacgatcatgaaccggggagacaaggcatggccacccattgggggatcatacagacggcgtgcagcaaatgACACGGCATACTGGAGGAGATCAAAACTACGCCGGTGAGCGGCGAAGACTTTGAAGCCAAGGTATGCATACGCCGTGCCTCCTCCGTCGACCCTTTGCGTGTACTGATCGGCGTGAGCTGACCCATATCGCCGTCCTCTTTTTTCCCCAGGTGCGACGGGCTTTCGGCATGTACCACGATGACACCGGCTCGCAgttcaagttcctcaacgtctacTCCCGCATCGAGAAGTGCGAGAAGTGGACGGAAACCCGCACGAGCCTCTCGAAGAGCAAAACCTaacagtacaaccccgacgctccgccGCCAGGCTCGTCGGATGGCCGCCCGGAACTCGGCCAGAAAAAGCTCAAAGATCTCAAAAAGATGGGCCATCCCGCCGAGAGGTTGCAGGCGTCGTTCGACAAGTGCATGGCTGACGCGAGGACGCACGCCGCCGGGAGGgccgacaagttcgacggcaggtggagggagatgctcgccaaccaaggcgaccggatcgccctgctgaagacgacggccgcggcgaagaagaggaacacagacttggcgttcctgatgggcggcggcaacacggaactgatggacgaggagacgaggaattggtacgaGGGACATCGCAGCGACATCCTCCGACCCGCTCCGGCCAGttcttcgtcgtctccggcgcctacCTCGTCGTCCTCACCTTCTACGACGTCGACTGCCGCTGCTTCAACATCGACTGCGGCCGCAGCGTCGGCCACCGCTTCGACCACGGCGTGTGACACCGCCGTGCCAGACGGGACTGCCGACGCCCCTGTTTCAGTGTAATTTCCCttcgatcgccgatctgtggctgatccttttgccgaTCGAATTTGTAGCGGGACGACGACTTGTTTGAATTTCGACTTTGTCCGCCGAACTTCGGGTGGACGACTAGAAATATGGTTCTCCCCAcgaattaatttcgtccaatccagCGGTAGTTTCGTCCGGATTTTGGTGTGGGGAGACCAAACGAGTAGGGATGCTCTTAGTTCCACCTCCCGCAGCTTCCCTGCAGTTTCCCTTGTCCCGAGCTCTATAAATTCCCCATCCCACACGACGCGGCACTCACAAACCCGACGACACCCAAAAGCCAAACAAGGTGCAGCCCCAGCTCTAGTGCTCTAGTGAGTAGTGGAAAGATCGAGCGAGCGGAGAGACTCGATCGTTATGGCGCTGTCCACCCCGACCTCCGTGGTGCTGGAGCTGATGACGATGGGACAGCAGTCCGCGGCGCACCTGGGGGAGCTGCTCATGGCGGCATCGCCGCCCATGGTGGCGGAGCGCGGCCAGGCGCTCACCGCGGAGATCCTCCGCTGCTGCGACCGCGTCATCGCCGCGATCAGCGGGGGCGCCACCAGCAGGAAGAGGAAGGCGACCATGGAGCACGGCGTTCTTATGCCATCCAAAAGAAGGTACGAAACAAAGCTCGCTCGACACTTGGAAGCAAGGATCGACCGTACGGGCTATAGTTTTGCAGGAATGTTAATTTGACAATTGATTTCGCAGGTCGCGTAGTGGTGCGGAGGTGCGTCGGGAGGTCCGGAGCCGGACGACTGCGGACGGGTTCGTGTGGAGGAAGTACGGGCAGAAGGACATCAATGGAAGCACCCACCCGAGGTAGGAACCAACGCATTTGCTCGCACGATTCGCGGGTCGCGGCTGTCTGATCGATCTGAGCGGAGCCTCACGTACGTACGCTCTTCTGTTTCAGGTTCTACTACCGCTGCGCGTACAGCGCCAATGGCTGCGGCGCGACTCGCCGGGTTCAGCAGTCGCAGGAGCACCCCGCGGCGTTCGTCATCGCCTACTACGGCGACCACACTTGCGGAGCTGGCGTCGGCGATGCGTGCCAACGGGCGGCACCGCCGCTGCCTCCTGCTGCTATCTACCCAAATGCTGGCGGAGTAGCCGGTTTCTTTGATCAATATCAGAACGTGGAATCTcctcagccgttgctcgccgccgAGCAGAGTTGGCGCCGTCAAGGCGAGGCTCCCTGCAGTGAGACGTCTGGGGGACggtggtcgtcgtcttcctccacctcttcatcGGAAGCGGAACTCGGCACTTCTCCTGTAATGGAGTTTCTGGAGGGCGACCTCGGATTAGGATGGGAATGCGCCGTCAACTACCTTTGTTTCACCGATCTCGCTCAGACCGGTGTGATTTAGTAGAGCGTAGCAGCTGCCTCAGCGTGCGGTACATCCCGTGCACTGTCTAGTTGACTGGCCTGGAACTCGCTGGGCACTAGTCCAAACCGTAGCGACAAGATGGCGATTTAGGTGGGTGAGAGAGCATGTACATTTTTTGAGATTTGCTTGTTCTAAAGTTAAGCTGTAACTGAattttttcagttgcaagtgGCAATGTAACAAAACAAAATCCGAACCATTAGATTTGCTTCGTGAAGTTACAAGATATATGATGGCATCATATGAGTACGAACAAAATTAGTTCTCAATCGATAAAGAGATAGTCACAACCATTTTTTTACTAAAAGAAAATTTTATTGGTCTCTCCCAGCCGGCGAGAGGATCTGACTAAGAGTATGGGATGTAGCCTTGCTAATAGGGTCCTTTCAGCTACTccatccgtccacaaataagtgcacATCTAGCCTTCTAAGaaatccacaaataagtgtacatctagACTTTTTGGTATATTTTTTTCGTTTAGACCCCTAGTGCATGCCTTGATTTCAGCCCCCATTAATCATTTTTGGTTTCTCAATGTTGTTTTATTGGTTACTAGAATGCACAACATTTATTAGCACCTAAATCAAAGCATCTTTTTAACTAATGAGTAGATTGATTGAAGGAATGGAGTTTTTTTTTACAAAAAGTTTAAGGTCTCTTGGAAACCGCGcgcgtccacttatttgtggacggagggagtaagtgATTAGGGTAACAAATGGTTAAACTGAGTAGAATCTTAGACCGTTGAAAGAATGCAAGGTTGACCCTTGACAAAACCAAGATCTGGAATTCACCAGGACCGTCAGTTTGTAGGCGGCTAGAGCTACATATGGTAAGGAGATTGACTGCATTGGCGGAAAGGCTTTGAAGGGCATAATTAGAAAAGCGGAGAAGTCTCTTTGAGGATAAGAAAGTAGGGGAACATTGCAAGGAAAGCTTTTGTGTCTGCTTAATTGATGGTCTCACCTCCAAATTTAGTTTGTCGTGTCCGTTTAGTGGGACCTTATTTGCGGCTTGGTGATCCATGAGTTCACACTTGTCGTAAGTTGAGAGTGTTTGTTGGTTGTAGGTGGTGAGAATTGGTTGCCTTGTCTAGTTGCATGCGCATGTTTTGGGAGCTATTTGTTTGTTTTTTATAACATTTTCTCCCCAATATTTCTTAATTAATCGAGAACCACTTGTTTTCCCCTTATTAAAAAAACCACCACCACCTCTGGCATGTGCTAACATCTTGTATGGATGATACCTATGGCCATTTTCCAACGGGTGCATTGTTGATGTTGTGCAGAGAAATCATAAATGTGTGTGAAATCTCCCAATGAAGCAACATTTGCGATAGATAGTATTTGACATGCTAGATCTAGAGAGGAATGAACACGGGGAGGGTCACGACATGGAACAAGGGGGCAGAGTAGATGCAATTTGATAATTTTCTGGACATTGAAAAATGACGCTGCTACCCGGTGCTATAGCATCGGTTAGTCTACCAGGGTGCTCTACCCAAATTAGGAAATAAAATAGTCCAACATCCCGGTCTTCTAAAAATGGAAAGTCCTAATTATGCATGCAGAGAATGCATTCTCATTCCTCAACTCTGTGGCGAGTTCATGACGGGAAAAATCCGAGCTCTTGATCGTGTATAAATCACACAAATAAAACAGAGTAAATGCATCTGTCACCTTCTTCTTTTATTCCTTAAGTTCAGAACAAATATTGGAATGTAAGAAATTAGAGTTTAACTACAGCAAATTACATCTCAGAAAATATTCTATTATTTCTGATTTAATTGAGGATGCAAAAAAGGCAGCGTGGATGTAGAAAAAAGATCTGAAGAACCTACTATTGTTACATATAAATCTGGGGGAAAGTTCTTTTTCCCGATCACGGAtgtagaaaaaggaaaaaaaatccaACGATGTCATCACTCTAGACGTAAAAACAGATCTCTGGATGTAAAAATAAGATCAAAAATACATATAGCTCCAAAAAGAAATACATCCCAGAAAATATTAGTGGTTGTAATTTCAATCGGGGatgtaaaaaattgaaaaatgctAGAGGTGGGATGTAGAAAAAAGAAGAACCTACACAGATGCACCAAGAAAATACATCGAGATGAGCCCTCGATGAATCCACCTGCTGGACCATGGGAGAGGTCCAATAAGCGCACGGTGGAGACGAGGCCCTTCCCGGCGGTGAATGGAGACGGGGGAGCCTGAGTGGGCGTCCTCCCGGCACAGCGCCATGGAGGTGGGGGACCCTGGAGCGCGCGGTTGGACGAGACCCTTCCCGGCGCCGCGCCATGggaacggggggggggggggggggggctgcagCACGGGTGGAGTGTGGGTGTCATCCCCAAGCGGCGCCATGGAGACGGTGCCTGCAGCGCGGTGGAGGTGGGATTACCGGCGTCACGCCATGGAGACGGAGGCCTCCAGCCCGCGCGCGTGGAGATGGGCATCCTCCCGGCCGCGCGCCATAGGGACGGAGCCCTGCAGCGGGCACGGAGGTGGGCGTCCTCACAGCGCGGCGAATCAGAGGCGGCCTGAGAGGGAGCGGTGAGGCAATGGGAGCTCGAGTTCTGGGTCTGATGCGAGCGGAACGAAATGACAGGATAAGGCAGGGAAGAGGTTAACGTGTGTCTGTCCACATAGAAAACCAACCCACCATGTGATCCTAAGAGCAAGAACAACAGTGTAGCCGGTAGCCggctataataatttgccacatcATTTATAGTCAACTTATTATAGCTACAATAGTAAGTTATAAAAGTATAGTATTTTTCTAATACATGGCCACATTTTAGTTTCACATAGTGCCTACGAGCACCTGCTAGAGCTGTCTATTAGATAAGAGCCCACTTCTCTTCTCTATCCttatctctctcctccaactaagcaaacttgtaatattttatctcttatagctAGCAGACTGTACCTTATTATATTTGCTCTAATCCAACGAGGCATACGTGGGAGTACGGTGGAAGACACCAGAGTGCCCAGACACCTAATAGAATTTGGGATAGAAAAAGGAATAGGAGGAGCAGGCTATTGCCATATTGGGAAAGATGGCCGGTTGCCGGAAAGGGATTGGGAGGAGCAAGCGACGTTCCAAGAAGTGATCAATCGTGGTGATCACCCGTGAATGCGTGATTTCGGTTTTATTGTGCGTTCGTCCCACCTCCCTAATCCATTGTGTCCACGTGTGcgcaaattggtgaaattggtgcTTGCAACAATATAGGAAAACAAGCTATTCCCGTCATAGAAAATAAAGTGTGACAACAATGCAAACTGACAACAATATAGGAAAATTTGTCTATGTTAAATCAATTAATATAAATCGCAGGAAGTAACTAAATATAGAAAATTGTAGCTACTGAATGTGAGCAGCAACCTGTAGCGAGTGAATATTCGTGCAAACTGCAGCTAGGGTCATGCGACTGACCCCACGGGGCAAGCTATTCGTACGTACAGTAGACATAACTCAGGAGAGACCGAGAGAGATTGATCAACAGTAAGCACGTGCACTTCCACGATAACAAATTGCTTAAAGCACATGTCCGAGACACCATAGTTATTTAGTGGCCATGGTATTTTTTAAAAAGTGTTCCGATCTATTGATAATTATTTATCGTGGTACaaagaaataaaaataaaaatagaaataaaaataaaaataaaaataaaaatagttACGGTCTGTTTAGATGTTTGCATTCAGACGTGGTATTAGGCATTGGTATTCTGCAGACCCGAATATCCCAAAATCAGAGCGTTTGGATGGCCTCGGTATTCGTGGGATGAATCCAGACTAAATATTGAGGTACTAAAGTTTTGCCTACCGAGCCCGCTCCCGAATATAGAGGCCTAGAGCTAAACATTGCGATGCATTCGGGCCACGAAACGTTTTCTCCCTCGTATGTCTCATCTCTCCCCCAAGGCCCCAACCCCGCTCGGCAGGATAACTCGTGCGCGTCCTAAGGAGCGGCGGCGCCGCAGGTACCCCCACCGGCCGCCGGCTGCCGGCCGCCGCCCATCCCGCCCTCCTCCTCCGGCTACCAGAAGGCACCGTATTCCCGCCCCTCCGCGCTCCCCATGTGCGGCTTTCTCACCCCTCCAACACTTCCCTCTCATCTCTGTATTGTGTCCGCAGGTACAGGACCTACTCCCGAGCTCCGGCGGTGGGCGCACCTCCACCCCGAGCTCCGGCATCCGGCGCATTTCCGCAGCCCGCCGCCCTACCTCTTCCCTGAACTTCGGCGTCCGGCCTCGTCATCACTGCACGCGTATCCTGTCGCGCCTCTCCGCAATGCGCATTTTGGGAGTCAGGCGGAGATGCCGGAGGTCGCAGTCGTGAGCGACGCCACGCCATGCTGATACAAGACAACTTCCGCAGTCACGAAGCCGTAGGTTCTGGAGAGGATGCAATCGTCGTGAAGGAGACATGCTGGGATGGCCAAGTGTGTGCCTCTGCGGGAGGCGAAGCAACATGCTGAGAGTTGAGACCATCGTCAAGCCTACGAGCTTACGTTCAACTTGCAGCTCTG
Coding sequences within it:
- the LOC127338745 gene encoding uncharacterized protein produces the protein MALSTPTSVVLELMTMGQQSAAHLGELLMAASPPMVAERGQALTAEILRCCDRVIAAISGGATSRKRKATMEHGVLMPSKRRSRSGAEVRREVRSRTTADGFVWRKYGQKDINGSTHPRFYYRCAYSANGCGATRRVQQSQEHPAAFVIAYYGDHTCGAGVGDACQRAAPPLPPAAIYPNAGGVAGFFDQYQNVESPQPLLAAEQSWRRQGEAPCSETSGGRWSSSSSTSSSEAELGTSPVMEFLEGDLGLGWECAVNYLCFTDLAQTGVI